A genome region from Camarhynchus parvulus chromosome 15, STF_HiC, whole genome shotgun sequence includes the following:
- the DDT gene encoding D-dopachrome decarboxylase produces MPFVELDTSLPAERLPPGLAQTLCAATADILGKPAERVNVTVRSGLPMVLSGSAEPCAQLAVSSIGVVGTAEQNKAHSARFFDVLTAQLGLAPDRIVIRFYPLEPWQIGKNRTVMTFL; encoded by the exons ATGCCGTTCGTGGAGCTGGACACCAGCCTGCCGGCCGAGCGGCTGCCGCCGGGGCTGGCGCAGACCCTGTGCGCCGCCACCGCCGATATCCTGGGCAAACCGGCGGag CGGGTGAACGTGACGGTGCGGAGCGGGCTGCCCATGGTGCTGTCGGGCTCGGCCGAGCCCTGCGCCCAGCTGGCGGTCTCGTCCATCGGCGTGGTGGGCACGGCGGAGCAGAACAAGGCGCACAGCGCCCGCTTCTTCGATGTCCTGACGGCGCAGCTGGGCCTGGCCCCCGATCG GATCGTCATCCGCTTTTACCCTCTGGAGCCCTGGCAGATTGGCAAGAACAGGACAGTCATGACATTCCTGTGA